The Mastacembelus armatus chromosome 24, fMasArm1.2, whole genome shotgun sequence sequence CTTCTGTTAACAGGACTTTATGAATGTACTCTGAGGGGCACAGTAATAGATTTCCTCCAAAATGGAACTGTAAGagaaaaccaaatcaaacaaGCTCCCATTGTGCAGCTACAAAGTCAAATTAACATTCAATGTAAAGAGGGACAGATACAACCACTTGAGTGTTGTGTGCAGCAACCCTACACAGTCCAGTGGTTACAAGGCACAACTGTTTTAATCTCAGGTAAGTATGAAGTGACACTGAAAACCTAATTGTAGCCATGATGAGAAGCTGGACATCTTTTTAACAACACTGTTAAATGTTCACAGATCCCACTAATGGCACTGAAAACTACTGCATCAAGTATAACTACAGGATAGAAAGCTGCAGCACATCACAGGACAAAACAAGTTTTATATGTCGAGTGATTCAACCACAGGGTTATGAAATGACAATGACACTGACCATTTTCAACAGTGGTAAGAGCCATGGTTTCTATTTACTATTTCTTTGCTGTTTGGACCATCTTCTTTCACTAATACACTGTTTAACTCTTAAGCCATCCAATGTAATGATACTCAGTATGGGGTTGGACGAGCAGATGACATGTCAGTCATAGGGTGTGATAAAGGTCAAGAGGGGAATAAGACTGCGATCTGTCAGGAAACAGGAGAGTGGAGACTTGTGAGAGACACCTGTATCATAACAACAATCAAGGAATTATTAACTGAGTCACAGGTATGTGATGAACTGATCTATTTTGCTTCTTCCCACATACTGATAAATATGTGTGAATTCTTTTATAAATAAAGAGATTAATTGTTAAATAAAACTCAGTCAGTTACATCTGTAAtgaaaaaatgtacttttactttgttaCACTGGACTATACCCCAGTTGCTACTTTTGTCAATTCAATTTATAGactttttttattagtttattttagtCAATCAGCCAAACTCTAACACAGAGATTTTTTGACCCAACGGACTAGATTAACTCAGCGCCTTCAACATGACAGGCCATCTAATCTAACAACGCATGTGATGGTAAATATGAAGGATGATGTTCTGCTAGTTAGCAAAACTAATACATAATACAGAGCGAGGTAGCATGAAAAGAAATCACTGACAGTATGCTTAGTAGTGTGGGCTATGTTTAAAGCTCTGTTCTAATTTGCAAACTGCAAAGACACAGTTGTGTCCATGGCAATGTTGTGTCAGGTGTCCTAACAGTTCTGTTACTTGACATTGTTTACTCTACCTACCACTGGTGTATGGTACTACACTGCTAATGTGAAGGACTTTGTCAAAGGACTGCCATGTGAAGATAATGAAACAATGTCACTAGCTCCAAATGTTGCAGGTactaaaacaaagacaagaaaagatgAGGTATATCTCACCCTCAGGTCCTCCACCATTAGGATTAGTAAGAGaggacacagtgttttttttacattttaaaatattagttCCCGACAGCATGAAGCTGAATAAGTTAAGATGACCCTGAGAGAATTTATATCCCAAATACAAAAAGAAGCCAATTGATTTAtttaaggaaagaaaaacatgaacaacAGCAGGAAAAGTTTGGGAAACAGTTTAACATTAGCCATAAGATAACAGGCTGTGGCAGCAAAACCCCTTGGTGTAATGCATTTAACAAGATTGTGTTTTGTTGCCTGTGAATTCTTTCATGCTTGAAAGACTGGACTCAAATGTAAGAGTTTAGGCATTTTTACCATAATGGAATATCAGCAGGGAGCAAACAGGCAAAAGTTTGGATGTGGTGAAAAATATGTGGGCTACAAtacttgaaatgaaaaattaaagcaaacagacCAAAGGAGCTAAAGCAAAGGTGACATCTAAACAGGCAAATAATCAGGCAGCAAACATCCTGGCAAGTTATTATCAGTAGGTCATGTGTCTTCTCCCCAGATTTCCAGTCATGTCTTGACGTTCCAGTTTTCAATAAAGGCATAAATTGACTAAGAAAtattgaaaatgcattttgcacaGATCAAGactttgtcacatttcttcTTGTTGAGTGTTACTTTATTACAGAGCCCAAAATCTCAACATACTCTAAATATGACAAATGAGTATTGTAATAGTAATATTGTAGTAATATTGTAACAGTATTGTAATAACACTAACTTGGCCAATCCAAGCCTGTGTATTTTGAAAGTGTAATGAGGCATAATGCTTCATTGGTTTATTTTAACTGAATAGGAACAGAAAGAGTTATTGCCTAGCATTAGTGTAAAAGAGGCACAAGGGTTGTTTTCATTGCTCAGAAAGGAAAATCTCCTCATCTGTTCTGAATAGGTATATCctaaatctgtgtttttgatgtttcaTTCTTCGAGCATTTGGATACTGAAAAGGTTCCAGAATTTGTGGTGGATCTAACTGTCCAGCAAGACAAACCAAAAGTTATAAATTCATCTGCAACCATGTCAGCTATTGTTGGCATCTTAAACAACATTGCAAATGTATCAACTGAAGTTAATGCTTTAACATTAATTTGACAAATCCAAGCCCATCTATTTTGAAACTGTAATGAGGCTTAATGTTATCTTGGTTTATCTTATTGAATAAGAGCACAGATAGTTATTCCTTGCCCTACACAGCATTGATGTAAAACAGGCACAAACCATTGTTTTAAAGATTCTCATTGGTCAGAAAGGAAAATCTCCACATTTTCTTAATCCTAATTTTTATGGTTTTGATGTTTCATTCTTTCAGAATTTGCAGGTGGAAAAAGTTCCAGAGTTTGTGGTGAATCTAACTCAAACTGTCCAGCAAGACGAAACAAAAGTTATAAATTCATCTACAACCATATCAGCTATTGTTGGCATCTTAAACAACATTGCAAATGTATCAACTGAAGTTAATGCTACTGTCATGcaggtaaaataaaatttgtacTTTGACGTTTTTCAAAGTAatttgaatttgtgtttttgatgaaGTTGTGTCCTcacaatgaaatgtttttttaaatctgcaggATGTTCTAAACACAGTTGATGTCATCATTGGTGATGGTGCAACACAGTCCTGGGCATttctaaatgcaaatgaatcTCTCAATACCAGCTCAGAACTACTGGGTTCAATGGCGACTCTGTCTGACAGGTTGGTTGGGGAGTTTGCCAACTCAACTCAACGGATCCTGCTCAACAGAACCATGTTCAACAACTCCTTCCATGCAGACCTCAACTCCAGCATCATCATAGATATACCAAACACTGGCATTACCAACACTTTTATCACCACTATCACCTTCTCCACCCTTAATAATGTAATGCCAGTACGGAACTCCACATTTAATGCCACCAACAATGGAACTGCCATCAATGCTGCTGTGGTGcttgtcaaaataaatgcaacaattcaaaatgtcacttttagTTATAACAAGGTAAACAAGTCTCTGACACTGAACCCACAGTGTGTCTTCTGGAACTTCACACTTCTTCAAAATCTTGGTGCATGGGACGATACAGGGTGTGAGTTTGTTTCTGACATAAATAACACAGTAACCTGCCGCTGCAACCACCTCACGTCCTTTTCCCTTCTGATGGCAACAGACATCCCTCCATCACTGAGAGAGGCCTTGGATATAATCACTTATGTTGGAGTTGGGATCTCTCTGGCAAGCTTAGTTATATGTCTCATTATTGAAGGCTACGTTTGGAAAGCTGTTGCCAGAAACAGCACTGCCTTCATGCGTCATGTTTCCATTGTTAACACTGCCCTGTCCCTGTTGATCGCAGACATCTGTTTCATCATAGCTGCTGCTATTGCTAATAACCCTCTTGAAAACCAAGGGAAGGACCTTACACTTCCAGTTGGACCATGTagcacagcaacattttttatGCACTTTTTCTACCTTGCCCTGTTCTTTTGGATGCTCGTGTCAGGCCTTCTGCTCTTTTATCGGACAGTCATGGTTTTCTCCCACATGTCCAAGTCAACCATGTTGGCCATTGGCTTCAGTTTAGGCTACGGCTGCCCTCTGATTATAGCAGCTATTACTGTTGCTGTCACAGCACCAGGACATGGATACGTCCGGAAAACTGATGGTTGTTGGCTCAACTGGAGTGAGACTAAGGCCTTGCTGGCCTTGGTGATACCTGCCTTGACCATAGTTTTGATCAACATGTTAATTGTAATCGTGGTCTTGTTTAAAATGCTGAGAAGAGGTGTGGGAGACATCACCCAACGAGATGAGAGACACACGCTGGTGGTTGTTGCAAGatgtgtgatcattttgactCCATTATTTGGACTGACCTGGTCTTTGGGAGTGGGAACTATGGTATCATCGACAGATAAAGGAATCCATATAGCTTTTGCGTTCTTCAATTCACTACAGgtatttaaaaacagtatatTTGTGAAACATTTTATGTTCTTCCACTTGGATGATTAAGAAATGTTCATGTGTGATTTTCCTCAGGGCTTCTCCATTTTGGTGTTTGGGACACTTTTTGATTCCAAGGTATGTTGAATTTCCATACGCTTAGAGTGGTACCATGAGAAATCCATTAGTAATGTGTTGCAGTGTCTGCTCTGGTGCTTCATCTGTCTCAATACAGAATGTGTTTGTACACACTATGTAGTATGGgtcattcctgtttttttagtgctcagatacagtgggtacggaaagtattcagaccagtttaaatttttcactctttgtgtcattgcagccatttgccaaaatcaaaaaagttcattttatttctcattaatgtacactcagcaccccatcttgacagaaaaaaacagaaatgtagaaatttttgcaaatttattaaaaaagaaaaactgaaatatcacatggtcataagtattcagaccctttgcagtgacactcatatttaactcacatgctgtccatttcttctgatcctccttgagatggttctgctccttcattggagtccagctgtgttttattaaactgattggatttgattaggaaaggcacacacctgtctatataagaccttacagctcacagtgcatgtcagagcaaatgagaatcatgaggtcgaaggaactgcccaaggagctcagagacagaattgtgccaaggttacaaaatcatttctgcagcactcaaggttcctaagagcacagtggcctccgtaatcctcaaatggaaaaagtttgggatgaccagaactcttcctagacctggccgtccagccaaactgagcaatcgtgcgagaagagccttggtgagagaggtaaagaagaacccaaagatcactgtggctgagctccagagatgcagtagggagatgggagaaagttccacaaagtcaattatcactgcagccctccaccagttggggctttatggcagagtggcccgacagaagcctctcctcagtgcaagacacatgaaagcccgcatagagtttgccaaaaaacacatgaaggactcccagactatgagaaataaatttctctggtctgatgagaccaagattgaactttttggcgttaattctaagcggtatgtgtggagaaaaccaggcactgctcatcacctgcccaatacaatccctacagtgaaacatggtggtgagagcatcatgttgtgggggtgtttttcagctgcagggacaggacgactggttgcaattgaaggaaagatgaatgcgaccaagtacagagatatcctggaagaaaacctcttccagagtgctcaggacctcagactgggccgaaggttcacctttcagcaggacaatgaccctaagcacacagctaaaataacaaagcagtggcttcggaacaactccgtgaccgttcttgactggtccagccagagccctgacctaaacccaattgagcatctctggagagacctgaaaatggctgtccaccaacgttcaccatccaacctgacagaactggagaggatctgcaaggaagaatggcagaggatccccaaatccaggtgtgaaaaacttgttgcatcattcccaagaagactcatggctggactagctcaaaagggtgcttctactcaatactgagcacagggtctgaatacttatgaccatgtgatatttcagtttttcttttttaataaatttgcaaaaatttctacatttctgtttttttctgtcaagatgaggtgctgagtgtacattaatgagaaataaaatgaacttttttgattttggcaaatggctgcaatgacacaaagagtgaaaaatttaaaggggtctgaatactttccgtacccactgtatatcatcACTGTAGATATAGGTGTAAAGTTGTTTCAAATATGCCAAGCTCCCGTTTTAAATGCTATACTATTCTTACTATATATTTCTCAATTTGCAATTTGTTGggcaatttgtttttgttttgaaattgcCTTGATTTTAATTCTGCCCGTAGATCCGTTCTGTCCTCTTGAGGTCAAGTGCAAGCTCCAGTCAAAGAGTAAgtggttatttttcttttttttcattttaaaatctataatatataatatatatttaaagcttTCAAGTTTTCTTTACACAGCAGTACACCCTACCTGCACTACATACCTGTCAAATGCTacagaaaataattatattGCTTCTTTTTCAGAGTTCAAGTagttcctcttcatcttttaGCGGAATAAATTTGATAAATCGACTACGTGGTAGAAGATGTAAGTTGGTATACATATaccttctttcctttcttgaATCATTTGTCATATCaacattttattgcttttctttcAGATGTCTACCATCTTTCAACAGCAACAAGCACCAGCAGCGCAGAGTCATTTTTCTCTAAATCAATATaacataaacaaattaatttcatgAATGATTGTTAAGATCTGTCAGTTATTAAGAATTTTCTGTACATAATCTGAACCTTAATCTAACAACATAAAGCTGTAATTATTACATGAGTTTCAAACTGTTTCTTAGTAACTGTATTAATTAACTGGTAAAAAATGAAGGGAACACTTCATCATCACAGTATAACGCCAAGTCAGTTAAACTTCAGGGATGTCAATCTCTATACCCTGTCTGTGGTGTTTAAGGGTTCATTggagtttgcccaaccaatGTACATGTggtttgtggacttggagaaggcatttgacaCCATGTCCCTCATGGCATCCTGTGggggaggtgctctgggagtatggggtccagggACTGTCCGGTCTCTGCAcgaatggagcaggagcttggtttgcattgtCAGctgtaagtcagacctgttcccagtgcatgttgcCCTCTGTCACCGGTCCAGTTCAGGAACCACAGGATtacatctctgctttttgcagatgatactgtcctgttggcttcattgagccaggaccttcagcatgcactgggcCAGTTTGCAGCCAAGTATGAAGTGGCTGGGATGCAAATCAGCATGTCCAAGTCCGaagccatggttctcaaccagaaaaagggTTGTAGTAGAAATCCTtcctcaagtggaggagtttaaataTCTCTGGGTCTTGTTCACAATTGAGAGCAGAATGGAAtgggagattgacagatggattggTGCAGTGGCAACAGCAGCGCAGTTAATGTCTTGGTCCGTTGTGGTGCAGAAGGAGCTGAGTCAAAAGGCAAATCTCTggatttactggtcaatctatgctcccactctcacctatgatcatgagctttgggtcatgaccgaaaggacagGAACACGGGTAAAAGTGGCCAAAATGATTTTCCTtcagccactgctcctccactttgagaggagccagctgaggtggctcaggcatctgttcctGATACCACCTGGACGCCTCGCTGgagaggtgttccgggcatgccCTACCGGCGCGGAGGCCCCCAAGCATGACCCAGGAAACGCTGGAGGGATTATGTCTGTTTGGCCTGGGAAGACCTCTGTATTCCACTGGAAGACCTagaggaagtgtctagggaaAACGAGGTCTGGGTATTGTTGAATACTcacgttttacacaggtccgttgatgaggaagtacacagaggcggctggggtggttcagctgattataggttttattcaaactatacagagcgctctggagatcaaccctcatgggacacacggagagatctgagctctaggcgaaatctatagaatgtatataccttgtaacttggtCACCGCCCTACAtggcagtacttttccacaaaaggaattcgggccattaccatatatggagttgttattccctttaccttccctcatagtaaagacatagtgaagagcggtgaccctgtcacgtgtctaaacatataggattacactatactgcaatactagtcacagagtgtgtctgcattcccacagtatctctgcttagaccactgcccccGTGACCTGTCCCCagataaaacagcagaaaatggatggatggatgctaaTCTGCCTATTTGGGAAGCAGAAGTGATTCTCCAGCTTTGTTGCAAATGGAAGTCACAACAAGTGCAATGGAGaggcaaaagcaagacaacccCCCCAACAGGGAATGGTTTATATATGGTGGTCACAGACAAATGCTTTCTTCTTATCCTGTTCTGACTGCAGTGAGGTACCGGTACTGTCAGACCTTATGCTGATGCGTTGGCCTCTGGGCTCCTCTTGCTGAAGAAGTGTGGCCACTGTGTGTAGGTAGTTCCTGGATAACAAAGTCATTGATGCCATTGACTAAGGAGACTTAGCTGTATTGTCTGGATAGAAACAATATTACTATCCAGCTGAGCACCTATGGGACATTATGTCTCTGTGGATCTGATATCACTGATGCCCTGTTCCAGGACCCCCAGGACACCATCCAATGACTTATCAGGAGCATGCCCTGATGTTGCTGGGAGTGCAACGTCAGGACATACGCTTGTGAGTTATGTTAAATTGACATTCCTTGGAGGAAcctgtgttttcagtgcatCTTTGATTCTCATGATGATTTTGAATATAGACCTCCATGGGTTGCTGACCAATGTAATGCcattttgttctgaacaaattatacaaaataaGATAAGCTTTATTCATCTCCGAAGGAAAATTCAGgtaatatacacacataatatTTTCAATATCTATAAGTGTGATTTAAGTGTTCTTTctgccattttattttattttcaacaaattaCATCTGCTAACACATTAAATTTactaaaattaaatcaaaggAATGACTGTGGAGGCTCTTACATCTTTGTTCTATTTCCAGCATAATTTCAGTGGCCAACTCCCAATCTGATGGCTGTAATTTACTTACgttgttttattgttacttAAATTGCTAATACATGCATTGTCAATATTAACTAGgaaagcagtaaaaaaaataacattcattatCTAACATTTGCTCCTGTTGTCAAAACTCTCTTAACTTCTAACCTTTGTTTCTGGTACATTCCGTAATAAGATAGTAATAATATTGTTTCCATCTAGTCAATACCCCCCGGACCCCCCTGGTCGGGGGTTCGAatcccgaccagggcatcaccagtgtgggcccttaggcaaggtccttaacgctactagcctacctcagtACAAATGAgtgataga is a genomic window containing:
- the LOC113136894 gene encoding adhesion G protein-coupled receptor F5-like, which codes for MSNKSLTTFALAVAVTLLIVETANLIEFSNPDLPERDEEEFLPHTRQKRNAPALTSQNTTVSSSTSEATTIMTRMVNNTVPTMNSTTAIATIPTMSTTTANTTIPTTDTTAINATIPTMSTTTANTTIPTTDTTAIDATIPTMSTTTANTTIPATDTTTIDATIPTMSTTTANTTIPTTDTTAIDATIPTMSTTKANTTIPTTDTTAIDATIPTMSTTTANTTIPTTDTTAIDATIPTMSTTKANTTIPTTDTTAIDATIPTMSTTMANTTIPTTDTTAINATFPTMSTTTANTTIPTTDTTAINATFPTMSTTTANTTIPTTDTTAINATFPTMSTTTANTTIPTMSTTMVNTTIPTTVTTIASTANSTMTMADTTAPINSTTTASTIVANTMTTASTTVSTTTANTTVSTITTVASTTVPITTTTTTTTNIGTSDTTASTVSTTTVTSTTSTAPTVFGVDMSITLDKEYTEGLNDITSPEFKNLTSSIQPVLERQYKGITGFKRVVVKGFRKGSVITDFVIETTQVNSNEIAEANLKLPEAMKPIAPVIGSVSAVYISAYPISIPDLTYTGSSMTLTCGPPPKDFNVGQISGSVWKFNGLEIKDGGRIKITTTTNTSVLIVNNVINADVGLYECTLRGTVIDFLQNGTVRENQIKQAPIVQLQSQINIQCKEGQIQPLECCVQQPYTVQWLQGTTVLISDPTNGTENYCIKYNYRIESCSTSQDKTSFICRVIQPQGYEMTMTLTIFNSAIQCNDTQYGVGRADDMSVIGCDKGQEGNKTAICQETGEWRLVRDTCIITTIKELLTESQNLQVEKVPEFVVNLTQTVQQDETKVINSSTTISAIVGILNNIANVSTEVNATVMQDVLNTVDVIIGDGATQSWAFLNANESLNTSSELLGSMATLSDRLVGEFANSTQRILLNRTMFNNSFHADLNSSIIIDIPNTGITNTFITTITFSTLNNVMPVRNSTFNATNNGTAINAAVVLVKINATIQNVTFSYNKVNKSLTLNPQCVFWNFTLLQNLGAWDDTGCEFVSDINNTVTCRCNHLTSFSLLMATDIPPSLREALDIITYVGVGISLASLVICLIIEGYVWKAVARNSTAFMRHVSIVNTALSLLIADICFIIAAAIANNPLENQGKDLTLPVGPCSTATFFMHFFYLALFFWMLVSGLLLFYRTVMVFSHMSKSTMLAIGFSLGYGCPLIIAAITVAVTAPGHGYVRKTDGCWLNWSETKALLALVIPALTIVLINMLIVIVVLFKMLRRGVGDITQRDERHTLVVVARCVIILTPLFGLTWSLGVGTMVSSTDKGIHIAFAFFNSLQGFSILVFGTLFDSKIRSVLLRSSASSSQRSSSSSSSSFSGINLINRLRGRRYVYHLSTATSTSSAESFFSKSI